GATGCCACGCTCCTACCTCCATATACTTCTGGACTCAGATTGACTGTTTTATCGGCTGGATTATAATGATCTGTTAACCTTCCTTCTACCGATACAACACGTACATCATAAATATTATTATCATGCAACATTTTCTCAGCTATTTCCTTACCCGACATCCCACTGCTTAATGGTGTTTCTGAGTGCTCTTTGAACCTACTTTTAAAACGCCATTGCACTATGAAACTAACGATTGCGATACCAATCAACAACAAATATTCTACTCCTAGCATATACTAAATTTTAAATTCTCTTTCTTTACCTATATCAAACCGCATACCGATTACCCGCTCTGTACGCTCCGATGTATAAATTTACTTAATTTTTATATATTTTGCAGAAATTTACACTTAATGTATTAGAATAACATTAAACACCAGCTATTCTACTGTCAATTTTTCGTTAACAAGCTTTAAACAACTGATAATTTGTCAGTTAAAATAAATTGATAAGCATGATAAATTACCATAATAGACGTTTTAGACCTGTTGCTAATACCGAGAACGGGGAAACCACGGGAGATACTATTTTTCACTATAAACAAGTAGGTAATATGTTAACCGCCGAATATAAAAGCGTAAATATTCTATCCGGTCATTTAATGGCCATTGTTACTGAAGAGGGTGTATTGAATATGGTTTATCATCAAATAAATAAAGACTATCAACTAAGAACGGGTAAATGTATATCCAAACCAGAGTTACTCCCTTCCGGAAAATTAAGATTGCATGAAAGCTGGGAATGGACAAATGGCGACTTAAGTTCTGGCCAATCTATCCTTGAAGAAATATAAGTAAGACATAAAATGATTCTCTTTTTCTAGCTACCTTTGTAAAAAATCACGATATACCTTATGGAAAACCTATTGATTGTTATCTTACTCATTGCTTTGATATTCATCTTATACTATTTTACCAAACGTACCAATCAATCGCTCAACGATATTCCATCACAACAAGATCATGAACAACGGGATGAATTACTTATAAAACTGGCGAAAGCAGAACAGAAGGCAGATAGCTACCGTACGGAAAACGAACGTCTAATACAAGAATTGCGCGCCGAACGCGAAAAAGTTGCCAGCGCCGAGCGTACGATGGAAAGTATGAACGCTTACTTTGAATCGCAAAAGGATAAAATAGAAGAGCAAAAAGTGGAAATGGCCAATATAAAAAGTCAACTCAATAAAGAATTCGAATTGATTGCTAATAAAATATTAGACGAAAAGACAACCAAGTTTTCAGAAACGAACCATAAAACTATCAACCAGCTACTCGATCCTCTAAAAGAGAATATAAAAACTTTCGAAGAAAAGGTGGAGAAAACGTATAACCATGAAGCTGCTGAACGCAATTCCTTAAGGGGCGTTGTTATCCAGTTGATGGAGCAGAGTAAACTAATAAAAAATGAGGCTACCAACTTAGCCAAAGCACTTAAAGGAGATCAAAAGAAACAGGGTAATTGGGGAGAAGTTATATTAGAGCGTGTACTGGAAAGATCTGGTTTGACTAAAGATAGTGAATACCGATTACAGGTAAGTTATAATAATGAAGATGGTAAAAGATTACAGCCTGACGCCATTATTGATCTACCGGAAGATAAACACCTAGTGGTTGATGCTAAAGTATCTTTGGTAGCGTACGAAAGATGGATAAATGCCGAAAATGATGAAGAAAAAGAGATGTTTGCTAAACAACACGTAACTTCTGTTAAAAATCATGTGACCGAACTTTCCCGTAAGAATTACCAAGATCTTTATAAAATAACATCGCCAGATTTTGTTTTGCTTTTTATGCCTATCGAGTCAGCATTCAGTATGTCCGTTACATATGATACGGAGCTTTTTAGTGAGGCATGGGATAAAAGGGTTGTTATTGTGAGCCCCTCTACCTTATTAGCTACTCTTCGTACCATTGCAAGCATTTGGAAGCAGGAAAGACAAACACGTAATGTACTGGAAATAGCTCGTGAGGCCGGCGCTTTATACGATAAGTTTGTAGGTTTTACAGCAGATATGGATAAAATAGATAGACAAATTACTTTATTAGCCAGAACCCATGAAGACGCCCGTAAAAAGCTTGAAACCGGTAAAGGAAGTGTGATATCTAAAGTAGAAAAACTTAAAAAGCTGGGAGCTAAAACAAGTAAACAGATTGATATCAATTTATTTGATGAAGAAGAATTTACAGAGGATTAAGCAGTTTCACGTGAAACTGCTTAATCCTCTGTAAAATAGTGTAATAAATGGTAGCTATTATTCCTAAACAAGAATTGCAAAGCTTAACCAAAAGCATTCCATCCCTGCGCTTTGATTTGGTGCATATTTCCGGCTTTCGTAATCAAGTGATGCCCCTCTGACTCTGCTGTAATATGCCCGATAACCGTGATATCTACGTCGCCCTTTATTTTATCGTAATCTGCTTGTTTTATAGTGAACAATAACTCATAATCTTCCCCGCCATTTAAAGCGCAAACCGTTGGGTCTAATCCGAACTCTCGTGCCGTATCATAGGTCATCTGATCAATGGGAATTTTATCTTCATACAACTTGCAGCCCTTATTTGATTGTTTACAGATGTGTAAAATATCTGAAGCTAACCCATCCGAAATATCGATCATAGCGGTTGGTCGTACAGCAATGTCTTGCAACAATTTTACGATATCTAAGCGAGCCTCGGGTTTTAATTGACGTTCTACAATATAATCCTTCCCCTCTAAATCAGGTTGTATATTTGGATTCTCTAAAAATATCTGTTTTTCCCTTTCCAACAATTGCAGCCCCACATACGCACCTCCTAAATCTCCAGAAACACAAATAAGATCACCTTCTTGGGCACCATTTCTATAGGTAATGTCCTCTGCAAGCGCATGGCCTAAACTGGTTACACTAATCACTAATCCCTGCTTAGAAGCAGAAGTATCACCACCAATTAAATCCACATGATATTTTTTACAGGCCAATATAGCTCCGGCATAAATTTCCTCAACGGCCTCCAGCGGAAATTTACTTGATAACCCTATTGAAAAAGTTATTTGAGTAGCTATACCATTCATAGCATAGATATCGCTTAAATTTACCTGCACAGCCTTGTAACCCAAATGTTTAAGTGGTACATAACGTAGATCAAAATGTATACCCTCCAGTAGCAAGTCAGTAGATACCAGTACCCGTTTATCAGTATGGTTAATAACCGCCGCATCATCACCAATTCCCTTAACAGTTGATGGTTCTTTTATTTCTACAGATTTTGTTATTAAATCTATTAAACCAAATTCACCTAGTTTATCTAAGCTTGTATTCTCCTTATTATCAAACATATAAAAATTTAAAATTGGTTTATAAACCTAATTTGGCAGAGATATCCAGCATCCGTTCAATGGGTTTGCGTGCTCGTTCGATCACATCTCCCGACAAATCGATCTCAGGTAGCTCGTATTTCATCGCATTATATAATTTCTCAAGCGTATTGAGCTTCATATGCGGACAATCATTACATGCACAGGCATTGTTAGGAGGTGCTGGTATAAAGGTTTTACTGGGATTAGCTTTCTGCATCTGATGTATGATACCGCTTTCTGTAGCAACAATAAAAGTATTTGCCTCATTGTTTATGGTATATTTTAGCAAGCCGGTAGTAGATCCTATAAAATCTGCTTCGCGCAGTAAGTGTTCCTCACATTCCGGATGAGCGATAAATTTAGCTTCAGGATGCTTCCTTCTTAATTTATCAATCTTTTCCTGAGAAAAAATTTCATGAACCATACAAGCACCGTTCCATAAAACAAGATCTCTCCCCGTTTTCTTTTTTACATAATCGCCGAGATTTTTGTCAGGTCCAAAAATAATTTTTTGATCCTTAGGTAAACTCTCCACAATTTGAACGGCATTAGATGAGGTACAAACAATGTCACTTAATGCTTTGAGTTCGGCTGTACAATTGACATAGGTAATAACAAGATGATCTGGGTGCTGCTCCTTAAACTTCGCAAATAAATGTGGTGGACAGCTATCAGATAATGAACAACCTGCTTTCAGATCAGGTAAGAGCACTTTTTTTGAAGGAGACAATATCTTCGCTGTCTCGGCCATGAAATGTACTCCGGCAAATACTATGATTGAAGCGTCAGTCTTAGCTGCTTCCTGGGAAAGCCCTAAACTATCGCCAATATAATCTGCAATATCTTGTATTTCAGATTCTTGGTAATAATGTGCCAGGATTACTGCATTTTTTTCCCTTTTTAATCTGTTAATTTCTTCTACTAAATCTAACCTCGGATCAATCGCTTCGTCTATAAATCCTTTAGCATTTAGTTGTTCGGTATATATTTCCATTGTTCTACCTGAGCTTAAATATCAATTACAAAAGTACGCAAAGTATTTGAAATGGGTTTTCCTTTGGTTTTGCACAGTATAACTAAAAACAATAATCTTTTTATATAAAAGCTTTTATCGTTTATTAGTGTGTTAGTATTGTTGGCAAATTTTCTTATCCAGATATTGTGATTTTGGATATCTCTAATTTATTAACATTTTTTTAACATAAAATGAATGTTAAATGGCTGATTTACAAATGCGAGATTTTACGAGGATTTCTTTTTCCATATTTTATTGTCAGCATTTTTTTTCTATTTGATAGTTGAAAACTGACTTAGTAGTGACTTAGAAATTACTAATAAAAAAGGTTAAAATGTGTAGAGATATACTTTTTAACTATTTATACTTTTTATTCCACTGTTATTTTACAAAAAAATCCACATCTTTAACATGGTTTTCCACCATTTCGGTGGACAATTTATTATGATAATTTTTTCAAGATGACGGATGTTGATTTCTTGGTGATAGGTTCTGGTATTGCAGGCCTAAGTTTTGCTCTTAAGGCTGCTGAATATGGTAAGGTTCTGATAGTTACAAAATCAAATGAAGATGAATCAAACACAAAGTATGCACAAGGTGGTGTAGCAGTAGTTGTGGATAAGTCTGATAGCTTTGAGAAGCATATAGCTGATACTCTGATAGCTGGAGATGGATTGTGTGATGAACGAATTGTGGAAATCGTTGTAAAGGAAGGACCAGAGAGAATTAGGGAAATTATTGGGTACGGTACGAATTTCGACGAGATAAAGGAAGGAAGTTATGATCTCGCCAAAGAGGGTGGCCACTCTGCCCATAGAATATTACATTATAAGGATGTTACGGGGTTTGAAATAGAGCGCGCATTGTTAGAGCAGGTACATAAATCTTCCAACATAAAGATATTAACTCATTATTTTGCGGTGGATTTGATTACTCAACATCATCTGGGAGCTTTTGTTAATAAGCATAGTGACGATATTACCTGCTACGGTATTTATGCATTTAATACGGAAACGAATGTAGTGGAGAAGATTACCAGTAAGATTACCGTAATGGCTGCAGGTGGTGCTGGACATATTTATTCATCAACTACAAATCCGGTGATTGCTACAGGTGATGGTATTGCTATGGTATACCGTGCTAAAGGAAAGGTTAGGAATATGGAGTTTATTCAGTTTCATCCTACCTCTTTATATAATCCAGGTGAATATCCCTCGTTCTTAATATCAGAGGCACTACGGGGTTTTGGCGCAGTGCTAAGGAGAAAATCCGGTGAGGAGTTTATGCAGGAGTATGATGAAAGAGGCTCGTTGGCACCTCGGGATATTGTGGCGAGGGCAATTGATAATGAAATGAAGAAATCGGGTGATGATTTTGTTTACCTGGATATTACGCATAAGAACCGAGCGGAGCTTTTAAGTCATTTTCCTAATATTTATGCAAAATGCTTAAGCGTAGGAATAGATCTTACTCGTGATTATATACCGGTGACACCCGCCGCGCATTATCTCTGTGGAGGTATCTTAGTTGATGAATATGGGCAATCGTCTATTAAAAATCTTTACGCGTGTGGTGAATGCTCTTCAACGGGTTTGCACGGTGCTAATAGGTTGGCATCCAACTCATTACTTGAAGCTTTGATCTTCGCTCATCGGATTTTTAGACATGCTGTGGATAAATTTGTTGCTATTACTATGCCTGCTAGCATACCTGATTGGGATGATACCGACACACATTTGTCTAATGAAGATATTTTAGTTACCCATAACTTACGGGAAACTCAAAAAATAATGAGCGATTATGTAGGTATCGTGCGTTCTGATTTTCGTTTGGAACGGGCGATGAGGCGACTTAAATTGTTATATGAAGAAACAGAGGAGTTTTATAAAAATACCAAGTTATCGGTAAAACTTTGTGAATTACGTAATATCATTCAGGTTTCTTACATTGTTATTAAGTCTGCAATGGAAAGAAAGGAGAGTCGGGGATTGCATTATACAACTGATTACCCTATTCACGCGGAACGAATCGACGATACTATATTTTAAAATATTAAATTTATGGCCTTGATTAAGTCGGTATTAGGTAAGACACCAGTAATTGCAGAGGATTGTTTTTTAACGGAAAATGCAACCATTGTTGGCGATGTTAGCATCGGAAAATCATGTTCTATTTGGTTTCATGCGGTGATACGAGGAGATGTTAATTACATAAGGATTGGTAATTATACGAACATTCAGGACGGTGTAGTTATACATGGTACTTATAAACGAAACGGCACTGATATAGGTAATTATGTGAATATAGGGCATAATGCTTTGGTACACGGTTGCGTATTAAAAGACCATTGTCTGGTAGGGATGGGTTCCATAGTGATGGACCGAGCGGTTGTTGAGGAGTATGTAATAATTGCTGCTGGTGCGGTAGTACTGGAGAATATGGTGTGTGAAAGTGGTTATTTATATGCTGGTATCCCCGCGAAGAAGATTAAACCTATTAATGAAGAGCAAAGACTTATGTTAGATAAGTTACCGCACAATTATGTTATGTATGCATCCTGGTTTGAAGATAATTAATCAATTGAAGACATTAATTATCAGTTGTCATCTAAAGGAGGTATATCAATTGGTTCTTCCTGTTCCCAATTGGGGCGTACGGTAATGATTTTTTCGTGATACCATATAATTTCTGGAAGTGTTCGTTTTTCTACGTTTACAGGATCCCATTTGTTATTTTTGTTCTTATCATAAACAGCACGGATGAGATATTTTCCCCCGGGAAATTGTTTGAATATTAGCCTTTCAGATTTCCTTACAGCTCTTGATTCAAATATTCTGTCTTTTTTATCGTTAGTTATTTGTATAAGATATTGATTTCCTATAGTATCTGGAACATTAACTTGAAGGATGATGTCTCCGAAATTTTCTGTTTCATCCAATGTGAATTTTCTTGTTACATCTTTTGATTTCTCTCCGAAATAACCTTGAAATGCATCTTCTTTTAGTACTAATTCGTAGTTTCTTTTGGCTCTC
This Olivibacter sp. SDN3 DNA region includes the following protein-coding sequences:
- a CDS encoding n-acetylglutamate synthase, which gives rise to MINYHNRRFRPVANTENGETTGDTIFHYKQVGNMLTAEYKSVNILSGHLMAIVTEEGVLNMVYHQINKDYQLRTGKCISKPELLPSGKLRLHESWEWTNGDLSSGQSILEEI
- a CDS encoding DNA recombination protein RmuC translates to MENLLIVILLIALIFILYYFTKRTNQSLNDIPSQQDHEQRDELLIKLAKAEQKADSYRTENERLIQELRAEREKVASAERTMESMNAYFESQKDKIEEQKVEMANIKSQLNKEFELIANKILDEKTTKFSETNHKTINQLLDPLKENIKTFEEKVEKTYNHEAAERNSLRGVVIQLMEQSKLIKNEATNLAKALKGDQKKQGNWGEVILERVLERSGLTKDSEYRLQVSYNNEDGKRLQPDAIIDLPEDKHLVVDAKVSLVAYERWINAENDEEKEMFAKQHVTSVKNHVTELSRKNYQDLYKITSPDFVLLFMPIESAFSMSVTYDTELFSEAWDKRVVIVSPSTLLATLRTIASIWKQERQTRNVLEIAREAGALYDKFVGFTADMDKIDRQITLLARTHEDARKKLETGKGSVISKVEKLKKLGAKTSKQIDINLFDEEEFTED
- the thiL gene encoding thiamine-phosphate kinase gives rise to the protein MFDNKENTSLDKLGEFGLIDLITKSVEIKEPSTVKGIGDDAAVINHTDKRVLVSTDLLLEGIHFDLRYVPLKHLGYKAVQVNLSDIYAMNGIATQITFSIGLSSKFPLEAVEEIYAGAILACKKYHVDLIGGDTSASKQGLVISVTSLGHALAEDITYRNGAQEGDLICVSGDLGGAYVGLQLLEREKQIFLENPNIQPDLEGKDYIVERQLKPEARLDIVKLLQDIAVRPTAMIDISDGLASDILHICKQSNKGCKLYEDKIPIDQMTYDTAREFGLDPTVCALNGGEDYELLFTIKQADYDKIKGDVDITVIGHITAESEGHHLITKAGNMHQIKAQGWNAFG
- the nadA gene encoding quinolinate synthase NadA — translated: MEIYTEQLNAKGFIDEAIDPRLDLVEEINRLKREKNAVILAHYYQESEIQDIADYIGDSLGLSQEAAKTDASIIVFAGVHFMAETAKILSPSKKVLLPDLKAGCSLSDSCPPHLFAKFKEQHPDHLVITYVNCTAELKALSDIVCTSSNAVQIVESLPKDQKIIFGPDKNLGDYVKKKTGRDLVLWNGACMVHEIFSQEKIDKLRRKHPEAKFIAHPECEEHLLREADFIGSTTGLLKYTINNEANTFIVATESGIIHQMQKANPSKTFIPAPPNNACACNDCPHMKLNTLEKLYNAMKYELPEIDLSGDVIERARKPIERMLDISAKLGL
- the nadB gene encoding L-aspartate oxidase; this encodes MTDVDFLVIGSGIAGLSFALKAAEYGKVLIVTKSNEDESNTKYAQGGVAVVVDKSDSFEKHIADTLIAGDGLCDERIVEIVVKEGPERIREIIGYGTNFDEIKEGSYDLAKEGGHSAHRILHYKDVTGFEIERALLEQVHKSSNIKILTHYFAVDLITQHHLGAFVNKHSDDITCYGIYAFNTETNVVEKITSKITVMAAGGAGHIYSSTTNPVIATGDGIAMVYRAKGKVRNMEFIQFHPTSLYNPGEYPSFLISEALRGFGAVLRRKSGEEFMQEYDERGSLAPRDIVARAIDNEMKKSGDDFVYLDITHKNRAELLSHFPNIYAKCLSVGIDLTRDYIPVTPAAHYLCGGILVDEYGQSSIKNLYACGECSSTGLHGANRLASNSLLEALIFAHRIFRHAVDKFVAITMPASIPDWDDTDTHLSNEDILVTHNLRETQKIMSDYVGIVRSDFRLERAMRRLKLLYEETEEFYKNTKLSVKLCELRNIIQVSYIVIKSAMERKESRGLHYTTDYPIHAERIDDTIF
- a CDS encoding gamma carbonic anhydrase family protein, whose protein sequence is MALIKSVLGKTPVIAEDCFLTENATIVGDVSIGKSCSIWFHAVIRGDVNYIRIGNYTNIQDGVVIHGTYKRNGTDIGNYVNIGHNALVHGCVLKDHCLVGMGSIVMDRAVVEEYVIIAAGAVVLENMVCESGYLYAGIPAKKIKPINEEQRLMLDKLPHNYVMYASWFEDN